A region of Stigmatopora nigra isolate UIUO_SnigA chromosome 6, RoL_Snig_1.1, whole genome shotgun sequence DNA encodes the following proteins:
- the LOC144198624 gene encoding mitoferrin-2-like: MEASGFVSQGPSLDASGVEKRVAGVPTGADVRWLGGRLLGTSGGFVSVSPAKTSVEQDFTPTLHRTAPECCAEIDYEGLPQGATTGTHMLAGAVAGIMEHCLMYPIDCVKTRMQSLRPEPNARYRNVMDALRQIVRTEGIWRPIRGVNVLAVGAGPAHALYFACYERIKFTLSNAIHPGANSHFANGVAGCMATVIHDAMMNPAEVVKQRIQMFGSPYRGMLDCVTTTLRQEGPAAFYRSYTTQLTMNVPFQALHFMTYEYLQEALNPHRQYNPTSHVVSGALAGALAASVTTPLDVCKTLLNTQEAAAAHVLQAEASGSTAVRRISGLGEAFRTVYRAGGVAAFFKGGQARVIYQMPSTAISWSVYEFFKYLITKRQHERCLRADTEK; encoded by the exons ATGGAAGCGAGCGGCTTCGTGTCCCAGGGCCCTTCCCTTGACGCGTCGGGCGTCGAAAAACGGGTTGCAGGGGTACCCACCGGCGCAGACGTCCGATGGCTAGGTGGCAGATTGCTGGGAACCTCGGGAGGATTTGTCAGTGTTTCACCGGCAAAGACATCCGTAGAGCAAGATTTTACCCCAACATTGCACCGAACCGCCCCGGAGTGTTGTGCCGAAATTGACTATGAGGGTCTGCCTCAGGGAGCCACTACCGGTACTCACATGTTGGCCGGTGCAGTGGCTGGAATCATGGAGCACTGTCTCATGTATCCCATCGACTGCGTGAAG ACCCGAATGCAGAGCTTGCGGCCCGAGCCCAATGCGCGCTACCGCAATGTGATGGACGCCCTACGGCAGATCGTCCGCACGGAGGGCATTTGGCGACCGATCCGTGGAGTCAATGTGCTGGCGGTGGGCGCCGGCCCCGCCCACGCGCTCTACTTTGCCTGCTATGAGCGCATCAAGTTCACATTGAGCAATGCCATCCACCCCGGTGCCAACAGTCACTTTGCCAATG GAGTGGCTGGTTGCATGGCCACAGTAATCCATGACGCCATGATGAACCCGGCTGAGG TGGTGAAACAGCGCATCCAGATGTTTGGCTCACCATACCGCGGCATGCTGGATTGTGTGACCACCACACTCCGCCAGGAGGGTCCGGCAGCCTTTTACCGCAGCTACACCACGCAGCTGACCATGAACGTGCCTTTCCAGGCGCTCCACTTCATGACTTACGAGTACCTCCAGGAGGCGCTCAACCCTCACAGACAATACAACCCCACCTCGCATGTGGTGTCGGGGGCGCTGGCTGGCGCGCTGGCCGCTTCCGTCACCACGCCGCTCGACGTCTGCAAGACGCTGCTTAACACGCAGGAAGCGGCCGCGGCGCACGTCCTGCAAGCCGAGGCCAGCGGCTCGACGGCCGTCCGCCGCATCTCTGGCTTGGGCGAGGCCTTCCGAACGGTGTACCGGGCAGGGGGCGTGGCGGCCTTCTTCAAGGGTGGACAAGCCAGGGTGATTTACCAGATGCCCTCCACCGCCATCAGTTGGTCCGTCTACGAATTCTTCAAGTACCTCATCACCAAGCGGCAGCACGAGAGATGTCTGCGCGCAGATACCGAAAAATGA
- the LOC144198051 gene encoding ectonucleoside triphosphate diphosphohydrolase 7-like: MARITLWFLSASWYCGVAPRQKLFLLLLLLLTTSVLLLLATNQRLLWVTQRPRGTRFSKSLSSAESMEATDVLDAGLNYGVVVDCGSSGSRVFVYYWPPHNGNPHTLLDIRQMRDLDRQPVVKKIKPGISTLAISPKSASDYLHPLLSFAASHVPQNKHKETPLYILCTAGMRLLPDSQQTAILDDLVNDVPLDFDFLFSRSHTEVISGKQEGVYAWIGINFVLGRFDHADDEEATVEVTTGSQHQQPISRRRTVGILDMGGASLQIAYEVPGAITFSSPQQEDAAKSVLAEFNLGCDVEHTQHVYRVYVTTFLGFGGNTARQRYDNRLVNSTLDTKSQSAGIGSSEDKPYMDPCLPLTLSHTVVRDNRTLHLRGQGDWGRCLEAVHPFLDLRNDTMTTAGGVYQAPINFSNSEFYGFSEFYYCMEDVLRIGGQYESEKYSKAAKDFCATKWSTLKRRLDNKLFSQQADVDRLKYQCFKSAWMFQVLHAGFRFPRNYRFLRTAQLVYDKEVQWTLGAILYKTRFLPLRDLQQEALRQNHPSWLRSSFVYNHHLFSLCLLVVVLAILLYILRLRRIHQREQRQADTLAMLWVDEGEPLLP, from the exons ATGGCACG GATCACGTTATGGTTCCTGTCGGCGTCATGGTACTGTGGTGTGGCTCCAAGACAGAAGCTGTTCCTCCTACTTCTGCTCCTGCTGACCACCTCTGTCCTACTCCTCCTGGCCACCAATCAGAGGCTTCTTTGGGTTACCCAAAGACCACGTGGGACTCGCTTCAGCAA GTCCCTCTCCAGCGCCGAGTCCATGGAGGCCACCGACGTGCTGGACGCGGGCCTCAATTACGGCGTGGTGGTGGACTGCGGCAGCAGCGGTTCCCGCGTTTTCGTCTACTACTGGCCGCCCCATAACGGAAACCCTCACACGTTACTCGACATCCGGCAGATGAGGGACTTAGACCGGCAACCTGTTGTTAAGAAGATTAAACCGG gTATATCCACACTGGCGATATCTCCAAAGAGCGCCAGCGACTATTTGCATCCTCTGCTCAGCTTTGCAGCTTCTCACGTGCCACAGAACAAACATAAGGAAACGCCACTCTATATTTTGTGTACTGCCGGTATGAGGTTGCTGCCAGACAG CCAGCAGACGGCCATCTTGGATGACCTGGTAAATGACGTTCCTTTGGACTTTGACTTCTTGTTTTCTCGCTCTCACACTGAGGTCATTTCTGGAAAGCAGGAAG GCGTTTACGCATGGATCGGCATCAACTTTGTTTTGGGCCGCTTTGATCATGCCGATGACG AGGAGGCCACGGTGGAGGTAACCACTGGCTCGCAGCACCAGCAACCAATCAGCCGCCGCCGCACAGTGGGCATCTTGGACATGGGCGGAGCTTCACTGCAAATCGCCTACGAGGTGCCTGGCGCCATCACCTTCAGTTCGCCACAACAG gaaGATGCGGCTAAGAGCGTCCTCGCCGAGTTCAACCTTGGCTGCGACGTGGAGCACACACAACATGTCTACCGCGTCTACGTCACCACCTTCCTAGGATTCGGCGGAAACACGGCGCGGCAGCGTTATGACAACCGCCTGGTCAACAGCACCCTGGACACCAA ATCCCAGAGCGCCGGCATAGGCTCGAGCGAGGATAAACCCTACATGGACCCGTGCCTTCCTCTCACCCTGTCGCACACGGTGGTCCGAGACAACCGCACCTTGCACTTGAGAGGCCAGGGAGACTGGGGTCGATGCCTGGAGGCCGTACATCCTTTCCTGGACCTCCGCAACGATACCATGACGACGGCGGGTGGTGTTTATCAG GCACCCATTAACTTCAGTAACAGCGAGTTCTACGGATTCTCAGAGTTTTACTACTGCATGGAAGACGTGCTGCGAATTGGGGGACAGTACGAGAGTGAGAAATACTCAAAGGCTGCCAAG GACTTCTGCGCCACTAAATGGTCGACATTGAAACGACGACTGGACAACAAGCTCTTCTCCCAGCAGGCCGACGTCGACAGACTTaa GTATCAATGCTTCAAGTCAGCATGGATGTTCCAGGTTCTGCACGCCGGCTTCCGCTTCCCCAGAAATTACCGCTTTCTCCGGACGGCACAGCTGGTCTACGACAAAGAAGTGCAGTGGACGCTAGGAGCCATTTTGTACAAGACGCGTTTCCTGCCACTTAg GGACCTCCAGCAGGAGGCACTCCGCCAGAATCACCCAAGCTGGCTGCGTTCTTCCTTCGTTTACAACCACCATCTGTTCTCCCTCTGCCTATTGGTGGTGGTCTTGGCCATTTTGCTGTACATCCTCCGCCTGAGACGCATCCACCAACGAGAACAACGGCAGGCAGACACGCTAGCCATGCTTTGGGTAGACGAAGGAGAGCCACTTCTACCTTGA